The genomic segment CTCAAAcattctcacattttcttcaATTTTGGGGCAAACATCTGCTGGTCAACTAAATCTgcagaggttgagctgttttaccaatagttattggaattgtatttgtattagggtctcatggggcccctctgTAGTTAACCCTCTGGTGACTGGCGAATTTctgccattttgcttcatggaaaactTGCGAAACTGACAATTCTGTACAATTCtattttcacattcatttttttttagactttatcCCCCACTGCAGACATTGAGCTGTGTTTGGATTAGTGTTCTTGGCTGGTCTTATAGAATTAGACGTGACAGTCACTGTGATGGCTACACAAACAGCAGTTCAGTCTGCAGCTCCATTAACTACTAACCTCCCAGGCAGGATGTGGATGGAGGCAGGTCATGTGACTGGAGGTAGAATCCATATCTGCACATAGATAGAGACCTTATTACCCCCTGCAGCCTCAGAGAGAAAGTGTCTCTGGTGGGAGTTACAAGAGAAAAGCTAAAGAGCCCGACATTTGCCTCCTGTTGCTGCACCGCTGGTTCTGACTGTGGAACCAATTCCCGCAATGCATCGCGCGCCGCTTGTTGGGACTCcctggcgactaaacgcctcACAATTAAACCCGCGCTCAGCCCCATTTCTCTCTCCCCAGCAGGTCACAGTAAAACTGCTGCGCATTAAAACCAAACTCCGGCGCAAGGATACTACACAAAGTAGTCCGTCTCGCTGCTCATCTCCACTCACACTCGGCgcacaaataaaacaaacaacaaagCGACTGCTGGTGCCTAAACAAGGACTCACCGACTTGTCAGCGAGGCTGTGTCCGAATTCAGTCAGAAATAACCAGGCTCTTCCCTCGCTGCTGTTACTTCTCCTCTAAGCGCCGCCGAACACTGAGCCCACAGCGCGCCAAACCTTTGCAGAGAACAAGCAGCGCGCGCTCAGAATCTCGCGCCAAGCTCTCCCATTGGCCGGGGCTACAAACGCCGCTCTCCGCTCATTGGCTCCTTCCAAGTCGATGGCGTAAACGTCGTAGGAGTTACCCGTGTCAGCCAATCACAAGCCGCCGCTGAGAGAAAGTCCGCCTTGTGTGGagtttgttttgcattttcatgTGGCGGTGGGAGAGCGGGGGAAGGGTCTAGCGCCAAATGGTGTGTGAGGAAATTGCTGAGTGGggtttttattgcaaatgttcTTATTTATGTTGCCAGTTACAAATGAAAGCTCAGCCCTCACAGATAATGTTGAATAAATGTCAAAGTAATTCATGTTCTGTGGGATTGAGATGTAAATGTGCCAGGCCTGTGTCTCCTGCTCATGTCCCACAGCTTCTCACTTATTACAATTTGGATCCCCCATTAGTGATGAGCAgcagacctcccaactgtccctttttcggagggacagtccctcttttgacagctcaacccgcagtccctcatttgtactgggaagtccctcttttctctgcactgaacagccagaaaaagaaacaaagtttctcacttaattggcttttagcagagagcccagaacagctaacaggtgcaaataagatactttgtaactattttgagacacaaaaacacagtttagataaggagaaatattttcaaactttcataacctgccaaattttgtaaaacaaacatggtaattagggggtgtggccacagaaaggggtgtggtcgaaaaaattgctgtgctacgtgcgggaaaaaattttttgtccctctttttacttccaaaatgttgggaggtatggagcaGGTGTAGAATTTCTGGAGCCTACCTGCCCCCTGTATTTACAGACCCATGTCTGCCCCGCAGTGACCTCACAAAAGAGGTCCCACGGGCACAAGGCTACAAATTCCGGCACGGGAAGCGCTAAGTCATGGGcagagagagcaggagaagagctcaacccggacccaccTGCGACCCCAAGACTCGACCCGCGGGTCCTGCAGGTTTTGGCCCAGCCCACACACCACTACCCCCGCCCCACGTTGTGACATCAGCAGAAGCGCAGTCGTCACGCACATGAACACAACGTCTCCTGAAGCCACTCAACCCGCCACTATCACGGAATTGTTCTGAGCACATTGGTTATTAGAACTTGTGGAAAAATATGAGAAATTGGGGGAACACAGACATTACAATTACAACGTTTCCAGGAAAGAAGCGAATGGTCAggtatagaaacaatagaattctacctgtatctgatgattcagcactaacaatggcccatgTTCAGATTtcttcaaaggcgcccgatcaaCAAGCCGACCAACATCCAAGTCTTCcaccgatatcagtcggctcatctcccgccatacacacaccgaatatcatatGTAAATGTCTTTCCTACAATATTATTGGTgggtctatggcctcctttagagGGACGGGAGAGCAAAATCTGCTAACTGCTGAAAACATGGGGGGTTGTCTGCACTTGGGTAAATCAGGCCGAGCACAGTCTGGACCTGTGGAGAAGCAATTCTTGTGCCTTACGGCCTAAAGCGGTGACCAAAGACACATTTGGGCTTTTTTATGGAGACAGTGACCATTGGCAAGTGCCAGTCTcattgctcttaaaggagaactaaacctccctcCATGGTGATAAGTCCCTAGTGTCCCCCTTCTCTGCACAGTATCACCCCTGAATTCTgccccctctagaaatagtgagtgtaaatgcagagtgagcgcagtggggcacacgggtgccatcttcttcttttcggtaaTATTCCTGATGAGGCTCATGAGCAATTATTGTAGCTTTGGATATCATTGATTTTGAGGAGACAATTCCATTATGGCTGCCTCACTTCTCTCATTGAGAAATACAAAAGGAAAGCGGCCATAATGTGAATCACCCCAAACaaaagatatatatactgtatataaaatagctGCAGAGTTAGAAAGTGAAGCCTGTGCCCATTCATTCTGTACATCCATACGAGACATTTCCATTTCTTGGAACAAGTGCCCTGGGGGTAAAATGTGTGAAATCCAACAGATCGATGTGTCCGTAGTCATCACTGCTGAGCGGCTGCACGTCCGTCAGTCTAACTCTCATTATTCTGCGTGGGCAACAAAGTCAGCGAAGAACAGAAAgctcattaaaggacaagttcaTTTCAAACTGAATAGGAAAAACTGCACCAGTCGGAATCGCAAGTCTTTCTCACTCATTTTATATTTGCACATTTCCAGTATAATATCATTTCAGGACTATTCTAAATCTGAATGTATTGAAAGGGGTTTCAATTTTAGTATGAAGTAAAGACGAACAAAAACTTGCAATTTGTTTTAGTTTCCTCTGCAGCAAGTTGGAAGGAAAGAGAGTCCAGCGAAATATTATACAACGaaatcagaagaaggaggcattggtgattttatatttatacagatatatattttagtatttgTCACCGTTTCttttcataatcctattttacaACATACAAAATAGACATGAGTAACTAGAAGCTCGTCAGATGAATTCAGAGtgaaatatacaaaagaaaaataacagaacCAAATGTAGCAAGTTGTTCTGCAGCACAATATAGAGTGCGTAATGGTATGTCGTGGGCAGGTGGGCTATGTATAAGGCATAGGAATCCCAGTATATGTAAGCAGCGCTATGGCTTTCTTTATACTCTATAGCACAGGAGAGCCCATTcctttactaatgcggggtcttCTTTTAGTGATCTcgtcccattaggatctacatccgtaaaaccattgttagcattctgttccatggaaaatattacttgaatatatttatttataagagaAATAATATTACTATATTTCTGAAACCACTATTTGTTGCGtacccttaataaaataaatatctgaataaaaaaaaaaaatgaaacagaagggtaatttagtgaAGATTTGTTGACAGTGTATTGAGATCTACGAAtccccaactaaaggtctactgatagatcccgatctaccttttgggcacccctggtaaagcagtatggcagcttcacTGTAACATGCATTTACACTGCTCAATAGGGACGTGTTTCTGTTTGGCTCTTATCAAACACACAGCCATGTACTTGACTCTATACACAAAACTGCCTTTGTTTCCAGCACTGACgacaatacaggtatgtgacctgttaaaCAGAAcactctggataacgggtttccggatacatGTACTGAAAATCTCCTTCAGCTCCACTGCACTCCCAGCATTTGCCTATAAACGCCTTGCTGTTATATTCAGGGCAGAACTGGGAGAAGTAAATAGTGACTGTAACAAATCATAATACCATGGAATGCTCTCGGcacaaacaatttaaaacatttagaatTTGTCTTATTTCTCCACTGTTAAATTCACTTACTACAAAACTTTTTACATGATCCGACGTACACGGGATtctgttgtagttcagcaagatcTGGGAAGCAGTTGGATATGGTAAAGCCCCGTCTTCTGCTCCCAAAAGTTCATAGTGTGTACCCCAGATCTAGCCTTAATGCGGTTATCTGAACCCCCgaagtaaaataaatgcatttgtaaaATATTGAACGTCTTACAACGATTACATTCAACtctgtcaaagtaaaattgtcTGAATGATTAGAggcaataatataaaataagtattatttttttcaacacCAAAAGCTGAATTGAGGGTGATAATGGCGGACAGGGTGAGATCAGAGCAATTGCTATTCACAGTAAATGGAAGGTGATTTCAAGTGTTCTTCCCCTGCCCCCCACCCCAAAACTGCTGCTCAGGTGACAAAATGCCAAAAATCTACCATTGATAAAAGGTGCAGAAACCAAACAACAGGGAGCAGGATCAAAAGCAAAGTGGGtgcaaatgttttgccttttattatGTAAACGAGAGCAAAGGGAATGGTGGAAGCTCATTTCGTACTCCAGTTGGAGCCAAAAACTAGACGTTAGTGTTACCTGACACTTCTCACTAGCTATGGGCAGTGGCTCCATCTACATCGGCAGAGAATCAGAGTTATAGACAAGATGTACAAATTATAGAATTTCTCAGAATATTTATGTACAAAACATCTAGGTGtgacctttaaaaagaaaaaaaaaaaaagtactgtacaTGCCTAAAATTAGACAGATCTTATACACCTTTATTAAAGGGGCACAGAAATAGGTATAAAAGATAATACTGAAGTATTCACAGACGTATGGAGACCAATTATTTCGTCAGGCTGAGGGAACATACGTTATTGTATGGAAATGAATAGATACACGTGTGAACACTGCAGCATTGTCTTTCACACAAGAATAGATTTTAGTGATTTCCCTTTTGCGCAGGGCTCTTCTTGTATAGACATTCTGCAGGATAATATGTTATAGGAATGATGtaggaaaaaacacatttacattggaGAAATAAGAAGACGTGAGGAAGATGAGAAACAAAAGACAGCAAGGAGTATCCAGGAAGCCTCCTTTACTACTTATGGAGCAGCCCTCAACTCGGACCTATATGTTCTGCATAGAAAGTCAATAAAAGTCCCAAACCGATTATCACCATCACCTTAATTAATACACAAACCCGAGCACCCTGCATGGAAATATTCTCACCTTACTACATAACTGCAAATAATCACCTCCATATCTGGAGGGCAAGTCCTGCAACAGCCATTATTTCCCTCTTTCTCCAAGAATCCAATTCACAAGGGCAGAACTTTTAGAGGTTGAACAAGGCCGGCCATGAAACTGCTCCCAAAAACAGAAGTCCAACATGGGGCAGGGATGGTCGTCCCATTCTGTTTCTATAGGTAACAGTCAGTGCACCATGGGAAGAATACAGCCTTATAGAGGGTAGCAGCGTGTTACAGTTGGCACCTCCATAATGTATAACCCAACTCTTTCCAGTAATGTCTTCACAGAGGGCTGGTTCTGTGGGGTATCAGAACCCATTGCTAGTGTTATCTACTGGGATTACTGTAAGTAATGATTGGTTAGGtctaatgtagattaatattagAAGGAAAACTTCTAATGCAAAATGTCCCATTTGCCAGTTAGAGCCTTTAGTAGGAGCTGCATGAGTTCCCCTAGAGTGCAAGGAGTGGTGAGGAGCTAGAGGAGTTGATGGGGATGTGGAATGCATAGACAGGCAGGAACGTGTATCCTGGATCCTCTTGTTCCTCAACCAAAGAATCTTCATGCTGAAACAGCCCCGAAGGAACGAGCAGGAAAGAGGAGGGACAAGGCAAGGGATGGGGGTACAGGCAACGTGATCAATTTCACCTGAGGATAGGAGGAAGAGGAGGGACTCCACGCGTGGCTGTGAAACACAGATGAAAAGACACATCAACAAGCTTTGAGTTACTTAAAAGCTATAATAGTGTCACTATAAAAACACCGTAAAACCACTGCATCTGTTGGTCTCACCTCTGATGCTTTTGCTTGGATAGATTTTCTGAAAGGGTTTGTAGTCTTCAGGGGCTGGAAAATCATCCACGGAATGAAAGGAATATTTCGATTCAAAATCATCTAAAGAGAGAAAAGCATATGGTGAGTTCAGCTAGACGTGGAAACAAGAATACAGAATGATTCTGTCTGTGGTGTCAGTTACTAATACTACAAGCTGGCGACTGGCTAACAACAACGGCCAATATTCAGTTTTTCCAAGACCCATCTACATTAGGTTTTGTGAGTCAAACTGGACTTCAAGCTGAAACAACCGTTTCTTCCCATTTAATGATTCATCAGTAGGCGAGGAACACACTTGCAATGTGAGTGGATACAGACCAAGCCAGTAGTTTATcccaacaaataaatacaatattggATTAACATTTAGATTGTACCTTTCCAGGAATTTAACATTCCATTCCTGACTGGAGGAGGAGGTGGTGGTGGTCCTGAGGGGGTCCGAGATGGAGGTGGAGGAGGCTTGGCCCTGTTGGGGGTGGTCTCAGGGATGCAGTGCATTCTGTAAGGGGGCGGTGGAGGTGGGGGAGCATCCCGGCCTCCATTACGCACAATAGgtggaggtggtggtggtggagctGCAATGTAAATATGGTCACTAGAAAAATTACAAATCTAGAAGTTAGATTACTAGAGCAAATTAGGCCAAACAGTGAGTGTTCATACCTGCTCCTCTTCCTGGGGGATCTCTCGCTGGTGGAGGTGGTCTGTTGCCTCCAGGAGATAAATGGACCGATTGCGGAGGAGGGGGTGCTAGTCCTCTCACAGGTCCAGCGGTTTTCCTATGAAGTGAGTTGTGCCTCTGGGGTAACTCTGGCGCAGGCTCATTTATGGGACTAGGGGGTCCGTTATGGGAAGGAGGGGGTTGCCTGTATGGAGGAGGTGGTGGGGGTTGGCTGTGTGTGCTGGGGGAACGTGTGTTAATTGGAGAAGGTGGAGGTTTCACTTGAGGTGCAGCAGGTGCCCGGTGCCCTGGAGTTGGTGGTAGAGGTTTCTCTCTGTTGTAAGGTTTGGCATTTTGGGAAGGTGCAGGTGGAGCACCAGCCTGTCTGCGTCCAGGAGGAGGTGGGGGAGGGGCAGATGAACTGTGCTTCATGCCGGAGCTGGTGGAACTGGGAGGACGAGTGAGGTCGGGCAGGGATGGACGATGGGCACGTCCCACTTCTGGTGGTGAAGACCTGTTACTGCCACTGTCAGAGTCATCCTGGGGTCTTCCGCCTGACACTGGGGGCCGGGGTGCTGACGAACGAGCAGCCGGAGCCTGAAGAGGAGAGCGGCCTTCtggtaagaaataaaaataaatgaagaataaaGAGTTAAAGGCTCCGTACACAAAGAGCTCAGGGTCAGTTTGTGTAGTCACACATCTCCCACAAGTGCAAATCCTTGTGTTCACAACAGGGGGTCTGTACCCACAATAACAGACTGATGCTTTTACCTGGGCTATCCTTAGTCCCCACAGCTCGCAACTTTGGGACTCCTCCTGCGAAAAGGCCTCCTTTGGGCTGCAAGGCCATTCCTGGGGTGGCTCCAAAACCAGGACCACCTGCTCCACCTTTAGGTGCTGATAAAAAATAAAGAGttcattttttgcaaaaatatatatatatatacagtaaactaaGCAGACGATGGAGCAAGtatgatgatattctgagacaatttgcaataagctttcatttaattattagtaatggttatttagatttttgttcagcagctctccagtttgaaaatgtcagctatctggttactaggtcaattaccctagcaaccatgcactgatttgaacgagAGGCTGGAATAATAaaagggcctggatagaaagaggaggaataaaaagtagcaaaaacgatacatttgtagccttacagagcatttctttttagatgggatcagtgatcagcacatgaaagctggaaagagtcagaaggcaaaacttcccctttaattttactgtcaaacagaaatgtattcaactgcagtaataataataatactaataatacttaTTGTAATGAAATCTGTAAGCTGTACCAATGAAACATTGACATACTCTCCAGTACAGGGGCGCTCCTATCATTGACCCCTGTTGTTTTCTTCAGTTTGGCTCCCTTGCAAATGTCACCGAGCAGAGCGTTCCTGCCCTTCTGCTCATCTCGTCTCAGTTTGGGGGGCTCAGTGTTGGCCTGTGgaaagagcgagagagagagagcagcggATTGAAGAGCATTGAAGCCAAAAAGTGGGATCatgagaaaaacattaaaaaaagtacaGACCTTAAAATTGATTGAGGGATAAAAACGTAACTTTATTAGGCCTGTCTGCCTCccaatttattttatctttatagatccagtgaaaattgaaaaaaagctaaacggcacaggataaatagtggataacagataacaccattatgttctacagagcttatctgctgtgtaacctgagctttttctcctttgaatggctgcccccatggctacacagcagcttgtttatataaactatagtagtacttatctgttatctactgtgtattctgtgcttgaatggctgcccccatggctacacagcagcttgtttatataaactatagtagtacttatcggttatctactgtgtatcctgtgcttgaatggctgcccccatggctacacaggagcttgtttatataaactatagtagtacttatctgttatctactgtgtatcctgtgcttgaatggctgcccccatggctacacagcagcttgtttatataaactatagtagtacttatctgttatctactgtgtatcctgtgcttgaatggctgcccccatggctacacagcagcttgtttatataaactatagtagtacttatccattatctactgtgtatcctgtgcttgaatggctgcccccatggctacacagcaacttgtttatataaactatagtagtacttatctgttatctactgtgtatcctgtgcttgaatggctgcccccatggctacacagcagcttgtttatataaactatagtagtacttatctgttatctactgtgtatcctgtgcttgaatggctgccccatggctacacagcagcttgtttatataaactatagtagtacttatctgttatctactgtgtatcctgtgcttgaatggctgcccccatggctacacagcagcttgtttatataaactatagtagtacttatctgttatctactgtgtatcctgtgcttgaatggctgcccccatggctacacagcagcttgtttatataaactatagtagtacttatctgttatctactgtgtatcctgtgcttgaatggctgcccccatggctacacagcagcttgtttatataaactatagtagtacttatctgttatatactgtgtatcctgtgcttgaatggctgcccccatggctacacagcagcttgtttatataaactatagtagtacttatctgttatctactgtgtatcctgtgcttgaatggctgcccccatggctacacagcagcttgtttatataaactatagtagtacttatctgttatctactgtgtatcctgtgcttgaatggctgcccccatggctacacagcagcttgtttatataaactatagtagtacttatctgttatctactgtgtatcctgtgcttgaatggctgcccccatggctacacagcagcttgtttatataaactatagtagtacttatctgttatctactgtgtatcctgtgcttgaatggctgcccccatggctacacagcagcttgtttatataaactatattagtccttatctgttatctactgtgtatcctgtgcttgaatggatgcccccatggctacacagcagcttgtttatataaactatagtagtacttatctgttatctactgtgtatcctgtgcttgaatggctgcccccatggctacacagcagcttgtttatataaactatattagtacttatctgttatctactgtgtatcctgtgcttgaatggctgcccccatggctacacagcagcttgtttatataaactatagtagtacttatctgttatctactgtgtatcctgtgcttgaatggctgcccccatggctacacagcaacttgtttatataaactatagtagtacttatctgttatctactgtgtatcctgtgcttgaatggctgcccccatggctacacagcaacttgtttatataaactatagtagcaaacacagcagttttactagtgcaggacaacaatgcattatatttttattactttaaaacacttttgtttattGATGTTATGGTTCCTTAAAGGGTTGTTCCGCCTTATTTTTAAGTCCCGGGCCTATATTATaggtaatatattaatataatgatAAATTGTACTTCATGTAAccgtttatttttcctttaatattcttTTCCCCTTACTCTCCTTTATTTCTTTTCATTGccaattttgtttcttttgcaaTTTTGATTTGGGCACTtgtgcattttttcatttattctttacTGTTGATGCAACCCACTCAGATGATACAGGGTATAGCCCTTAAAACTGATACTATTTGATTTTTCATGgctttattgttatattgttacacTCTGCAGTAACATGTTATTTTGTATACTTTTCAGCATATTCACAAATACTTTGTAACATGTTGGCAGATCGAGGGTCGGactgctgccccagggcccccctccggacccctcAACAGTGCTGGCGAGTGTCACGTATGTGTCTGTGCACATGCgcatgaaacgcgtcaagcgtgtgGTAATTAATCTGTGTGTTTCTACACATACTGATTTTAAAGGATAcaaataaattgtgattttattaataagaCAATAGCGCTCTGTGAAGTGATTTATGTCGGCCGccagagtgacatcacttccattcaatggtgacatcacttccattcaatggtgatgtcacttccagcttCACAGATCTCCGGGTCGGGTTAAAGGTGAAGGTAGGGCAGGTAGGGTTGGGTAGTGGGGATGGGCATATAGTGGGTTCAGGTTGGGGCAATACAGATGCTGGAGGTTGTTTGATGTCAAACAGGAGGCAGAACATTGTTGGTGTCACACATAGAATGGACTGTCCTGATATAAATCCTGCAGAAATGATTTTATTTCTACCACTTTAGATCACTTATAGGCACCAAAGACTTTCTGGCAGCCAATGTGCTTTTGATTCATGCGATGAGATaaaaaggccgagtgcttttataatTTGCTGAGCTCCCTGCATATCCCTACGAGGACACATAGAGCACGTGCACATTATAGTGACAGATGTGAGTGCAAGCTGTGGGGTCACACGGTCTGTCCCTCTAGCCTCAATGGCTACTTTGCTAATGTTTCAAATCATCACTTCATCTTCTTTTAGGATTCTGGATGAATGATATTGTTGCAGAAGTTAAAAACAAATCCCTAAAAGCAAACCAACCAGCCGAGGTGCTGACAATCGGCTCAATCGATTTGTTCCCAAGTGACACATACCTGTGCAAAGGTTGGTGGTGGGGGCGGCCCCGGAGGTGGGGgcgggggaggagggatgggcaTCCTGTGCTGATTGGCTGAAGCTCTTCCTCGTTCCTCTGGCCAGCCCCTGAGAAGGGGAGGAGGAGG from the Xenopus laevis strain J_2021 chromosome 9_10L, Xenopus_laevis_v10.1, whole genome shotgun sequence genome contains:
- the wipf2.L gene encoding WAS/WASL interacting protein family member 2 L homeolog, which translates into the protein MPIPPPPPPPPGPPPPPTFAQANTEPPKLRRDEQKGRNALLGDICKGAKLKKTTGVNDRSAPVLETPKGGAGGPGFGATPGMALQPKGGLFAGGVPKLRAVGTKDSPEGRSPLQAPAARSSAPRPPVSGGRPQDDSDSGSNRSSPPEVGRAHRPSLPDLTRPPSSTSSGMKHSSSAPPPPPPGRRQAGAPPAPSQNAKPYNREKPLPPTPGHRAPAAPQVKPPPSPINTRSPSTHSQPPPPPPYRQPPPSHNGPPSPINEPAPELPQRHNSLHRKTAGPVRGLAPPPPQSVHLSPGGNRPPPPARDPPGRGAAPPPPPPPIVRNGGRDAPPPPPPPYRMHCIPETTPNRAKPPPPPSRTPSGPPPPPPPVRNGMLNSWKDDFESKYSFHSVDDFPAPEDYKPFQKIYPSKSIRATRGVPPLPPILR